One segment of Haliotis asinina isolate JCU_RB_2024 chromosome 12, JCU_Hal_asi_v2, whole genome shotgun sequence DNA contains the following:
- the LOC137257733 gene encoding pyruvate dehydrogenase phosphatase regulatory subunit, mitochondrial-like, whose product MMNVSMYQGALSRCYALTRTWVSIPTNRNRSVECCIKQYIGLSSGALDRRSYSTDVSSVPQQARVVVCGGGVMGSSVVYHLAERGVTDVVLLEQGSLTCGTTWHSVGLIGCIRSSLTDMKLMNYSRNLYRRLEEDGHGLGWKQCGSISLARTKDRMIDLRRKQAISRYGGVETHIVSPSEISDLNPLVRHDDLVGGLYVPEDGVTTAPDVAMVLSRLAKQKGVKVMEGVQLERILTKNDRVYAVETSLGTINCEYFVNCGGQWAHEIGKKSAPDVKVPLHSCEHFYIVTKPMEGVPSNMPVIRDNDGYTYFREWNGGVLAGGFEPVAKPVFTHGIPDKFEFQLLPEDWDHFQVLLDEILLRMPCFETAEVRQLINGPESFTPDSNWILGESAEVANYFVAAGMNSRGIAGAGGVGKYLTEWILDGEPSIDLWAHDIRRFAGLHNNRRFLRDRVKEVLGTTFSLIYPRQSEFKTGRRLRTSPLHTRLEVAGGYFGETMAYERAVWFSRLGQDEDTDSDNISHKGTFGKPTWFDCVQDEYWACKERVCLIDMSSFAKFVIKSAGREAVDFLQYLCSNDIDQDIGNIVHTGMQNEKGGFENDCSIVRMEENSFFMICPSIQQTRALAWLRHHLPPDGSVQLEDVTSMYSGINMIGPHAQHLLADVSDTPTGKTEFKAMTSKVIDVGYASGIIAMRLTHSGEDGFILYIPSDYAIHTYDTLMHSGIDYGVRNAGYYAMRHLRMEKFFAYWGLDLNAQTTPMECGREFRVKLEKGDFIGREALKEQKENGIKKKFVQFLLEDFDVNSDLWPWGGEPVYRNGVFAGVTTTCGYGFTLDRMVCLGYVSDFDDDGNAKLKMNMNKFVMDKDAHYQIDIGGKRYSAKAGIYTPKLAMSTVEPSFIPVPV is encoded by the exons ATGATGAATGTCAGCATGTATCAAGGCGCTCTGTCCAGGTGTTATGCACTGACAAGAACATGGGTATCAATACCCACAAACAGGAACCGGTCAGTGGAGTGTTGCATAAAGCAGTACATAGGTCTAAGCAGTGGGGCACTTGACAGGAGATCATACAGCACCGATGTGTCGTCAGTACCCCAGCAGGCgagggtggtggtgtgtggtggagGAGTGATGGGGTCGTCGGTGGTGTATCACCTGGCGGAGCGTGGTGTGACGGACGTGGTGTTGCTGGAACAGGGAAG CCTCACATGTGGAACAACATGGCACTCTGTTGGTCTGATCGGCTGTATTCGGTCCAGTCTGACAGATATGAAGCTTATGAACTACAGCAGGAATCTGTACAGGAGGCTGGAGGAAGATGGACACGGCCTGG GGTGGAAACAGTGCGGCAGTATTTCCTTGGCTCGGACCAAAGACCGAATGATAGACCTGAGGCGGAAACAAGCCATCAGCAG ATACGGTGGTGTGGAAACCCACATTGTGAGTCCGTCAGAGATCTCCGACCTCAACCCTCTTGTACGCCACGATGACTTAGTG GGAGGCTTGTACGTTCCAGAAGATGGCGTCACTACTGCCCCAGATGTTGCCATGGTGTTAAGTAGACTGGCTAAACAGAAAG GAGTGAAGGTGATGGAAGGTGTGCAACTTGAGAGAATTCTCACAAAAAATGACCGAGTCTATGCGGTGGAAACTTCCCTTGGTACAATCAACTGTGAATACTTCGTGAACTGTGGGGGGCAG TGGGCTCATGAGATTGGCAAGAAGTCAGCTCCCGATGTGAAGGTTCCCTTACATTCTTGTGAACACTTCTACATTGTCACCAAGCCCATGGAAGGTGTCCCAAGCAATATGCCAG TTATTCGAGACAATGATGGCTACACCTACTTCCGGGAATGGAATGGCGGTGTTCTGGCCGGAGGGTTCGAACCTGTGGCCAAGCCGGTGTTCACACATGGTATTCCAGACAAGTTTGAGTTCCAGCTACTGCCAGAAGATTGGGACCACTTCC AGGTTCTACTGGATGAGATCTTGCTCCGGATGCCCTGTTTTGAGACGGCGGAGGTGAGGCAGCTCATCAACGGTCCGGAGAGTTTTACACCCGACTCCAACTGGATCCTCGGAGAATCAGCGGAG GTGGCCAATTACTTCGTAGCAGCAGGAATGAACTCCCGGGGGATTGCTGGCGCTGGGGGTGTTGGCAAGTACTTGACTGAGTGGATCTTGGATGGGGAGCCAAGCATTGATCTGTGGGCACACGATATCCGACGCTTTGCTGGTCTCCATAACAACAGGCGCTTCCTGCGAGATCGAGTCAAGGAGGTCCTAG GTACCACGTTCTCCCTCATCTACCCCCGACAGTCCGAGTTTAAGACAGGGCGACGACTGAGGACATCCCCCCTCCACACACGGCTGGAGGTGGCTGGGGGATACTTCGGGGAAACCATGGCCTACGAGAGAGCTGTGTGGTTTTCCAGACTGGGACAAG ATGAGGACACTGACTCCGACAACATCAGTCACAAAGGGACGTTTGGGAAGCCGACATGGTTCGACTGCGTCCAGGATGAGTACTGGGCGTGCAAGGAGAGGGTCTGTCTCATCGACATGTCTTCATTCGCCAAGTTTGTCATCAAG TCTGCAGGGAGGGAGGCAGTGGACTTTTTGCAGTATCTGTGCTCCAACGACATCGACCAGGACATCGGCAACATCGTCCACACTGGGATGCAGAATGAGAAAGGAGGCTTCGAGAACGACTGCAGTATAGTCCGGATGGAGGAAAACAG TTTCTTCATGATCTGCCCAAGCATCCAACAGACCCGAGCGTTGGCATGGTTACGTCACCACCTGCCACCAGATGGCTCTGTGCAGCTGGAGGATGTGACGTCAATGTACTCCGGGATCAACATGATCGGCCCACACGCCCAGCATCTCCTGGCCGATGTGTCTGACACGCCCACGGGCAAAACCGAGTTCAAGGCCATGACAAGTAAA GTTATCGACGTGGGCTACGCTAGTGGCATCATCGCCATGAGATTGACACATTCTGGGGAGGATGGATTTATTCTCTACATCCCCTCTGAT TACGCCATCCACACCTACGACACTCTGATGCACTCTGGGATTGATTACGGAGTGAGGAATGCTGGGTACTACGCCATGCGACACCTACGTATGGAGAAGTTTTTTGCATACTGGGGCCTGGACTTGAATGCTCAGACAACCCCCATGGAGTGTGGCCGGGAATTCCGTGTAAAGCTGGAG AAAGGTGATTTCATTGGCCGAGAGGCCCTCAAGGAACAGAAGGAGAACGGCATCAAGAAGAAGTTTGTACAGTTCCTGCTGGAAGACTTTGATGTGAACAGTGACCTGTGGCCGTGGGGTGGTGAGCCCGTGTACCGCAATGGGGTATTTGCGGGGGTCACTACCACCTGTGGATACGGCTTCACATTGGACCGGATGGTGTGTCTTGGATATGTCAGTGACTTTGACGACGACGGCAATGCCAAACTGAAGATGAACATGAATAAATTCGTGATGGACAAAGACGCACACTATCAGATTGACATTGGTGGGAAGCGGTACTCTGCTAAGGCTGGTATCTACACCCCCAAGTTGGCCATGTCCACGGTAGAACCTTCCTTTATTCCAGTGCCAGTGTGA
- the LOC137257871 gene encoding 15-hydroxyprostaglandin dehydrogenase [NAD(+)]-like, giving the protein MKVSGKIALVTGAAQGLGKAFAATLLENGAKVLFSDVNSEKGQETLKEFEKRFGQDNVVFVKCDVTSQADMEAVFQQVRDRFGGLDIMCNNAGIGGESREMWEKTVDINVKGMIRGTYLAMDVMRQDKGGRGGVIVNVASMAGINPNPFGPVYCATKFAIVGFSRSWALNPECSGNGIRINMLCPAFADTALVADIDNTTVGSPTAAKEFIDKIGIMTPEYVAEGFLDLVQDETKNGAVLKMGKSFGKVYHEY; this is encoded by the exons ATGAAAGTCAGCGGGAAGATCGCCTTGGTTACGGGGGCCGCACAGGGCCTGGGGAAGGCGTTTGCAGCAACTCTGTTAGAGAACGGTGCAAAG GTTCTGTTCTCAGATGTTAACTCGGAGAAGGGACAAGAGACGCTGAAAGAATTTGAGAAAAGGTTTGGACAAGATAACGTGGTTTTTGTGAAGTGCGATGTCACATCACAGGCAGATATGGAAG CTGTCTTCCAGCAGGTGCGTGACAGGTTCGGGGGTCTGGACATCATGTGTAACAACGCCGGGATCGGGGGAGAGAGCCGGGAGATGTGGGAGAAGACTGTCGACATCAACGTG AAAGGTATGATACGGGGCACCTACCTGGCGATGGATGTGATGAGGCAGGACAAAGGCGGGAGAGGAGGGGTCATCGTCAACGTAGCGTCCATGGCAG GAATAAACCCAAACCCATTTGGCCCGGTTTACTGTGCTACCAAATTTGCCATCGTCGGTTTCTCCAGAAGTTGGGCT TTGAATCCTGAGTGCTCTGGGAACGGCATCCGTATCAACATGTTGTGTCCGGCCTTCGCTGACACGGCCCTAGTGGCCGACATCGACAACACCACTGTTGGTTCCCCTACTGCCGCCAAAGAGTTCATCGACAAAATTGGGATAATGAC TCCCGAATATGTGGCGGAAGGATTTCTGGATCTCGTACAAGACGAAACAAAGAATGGGGCGGTTTTAAAAATGGGAAAGTCTTTCGGCAAAGTGTATCACGAATATTGA